The Hydra vulgaris chromosome 11, alternate assembly HydraT2T_AEP genome contains a region encoding:
- the LOC136087066 gene encoding uncharacterized protein LOC136087066, with amino-acid sequence MTDRKVSNNKSTLNKDNDVAEERSDKNDDDISDIIATETNFENENFDNYSDLASWPDLVCTEFINNCLTKETSFFHYCDSNNLNLESARMYKDQKRYFSNKYFKVTLKNGQTVIRSRLCYSKLKGHVYCLVCKMFSNVSSLLTTSGFSDWMNILRALESHNETVDHKNNMLIWLTRKNNINVIDKNLESEIRKSVEYYYNLLIRVVAIIKFLSERAMSLRGHDETWGSPRNRNFMGLIELISEFDPFLREHLTKCQSEKRNISYLSKTQSLFNSIKNFLTDISLPIENIRGQSYDNAANMSGKYSGLQARLKEINKYADFVPCAAHSLYLVGVEAAKSLSITSWSMHHDSVKALKNGYNDILKTLNYIYEESEEKFDCKREANILFKKLIKLKNAILTIIWDEEKRSFSYKHGKH; translated from the exons atgactGACAGAAA AGTATCTAACAATAAAAGTACTTTAAACAAAGACAACGATGTAGCTGAAGAAAGATCTGATAAGAATGATGATGATATTAGTGACATTATTGCCACAGAAACGAATTtcgaaaatgaaaattttgataactATAGTGATTTAGCATCTTGGCCAGATTTAGTTTGCACAGAATTTATTAACAACTGCTTAACTAAAGAAACTTCCTTTTTCCATTACTGTgatagtaataatttaaatttagaatcgGCAAGGATGTACAAAGATCAAAAAAGATACTTTtctaataagtattttaaagtgACTTTAAAAAATGGACAGACCGTTATCAGATCACGGTTATGCTATTCTAAATTAAAAGGTCATGTGTATTGTTTAGTTTGTAAGATGTTTTCTAATGTTTCTTCTTTGCTGACAACTTCTGGATTTTCTGACTGGATGAACATTTTGAGAGCATTAGAAAGTCATAATGAAACTGtagatcataaaaataatatgcttaTTTGGCTAACcagaaaaaataacataaacgTAATCGATAAGAACTTAGAAAGTGAAATTAGAAAGTCCgttgaatattattataatttattaatcagAGTAGTtgctataattaaatttttaagtgagAGAGCAATGAGTCTAAGGGGACACGATGAAACGTGGGGTTCACCGCGAAATAGAAACTTCATGGGACTTATTGAATTAATTTCAGAATTTGATCCGTTTTTACGCGAACATCTTACAAAATGTCAAtctgaaaaaagaaacatttcatATTTATCGAAAA CTCAGTCATTATTTaattcaatcaaaaattttttgacagaTATCAGTCTTCCGATAGAAAACATTCGTGGACAGTCTTACGATAACGCAGCAAATATGAGCGGAAAGTATAGCGGACTACAAGCACGTTTGAAGGAGATAAACAAATATGCTGATTTTGTACCTTGTGCAGCACATTCTCTATATTTGGTAGGGGTAGAAGCAGCTA AAAGTTTAAGTATTACAAGCTGGTCAATGCATCATGATTCagttaaagcattaaaaaatggctacaatgatattttgaaaactcttaattatatttatgaagAAAGCGAAGAAAAATTTGATTGTAAAAGAGaggcaaatattttatttaagaaattaataaagcttaaaaatgcaattttgaCAATAATTTGGGATGAG gAAAAAAGATCATTCTCATATAAACATGGAAAGCATTAG